A stretch of DNA from Methanoplanus endosymbiosus:
CCCGGTTATTTTTCTGACAGCCTATTCAAAAGATGAAATTTTAAGGAAATTTTCCAAGCATGAACCCTTCAGACATCTCAATAAGCCATGCAGGCCATCTGATCTATTTGATGAGGTTGAATCTGCTATAGCAGATTCCGGCTGAATGACATACCCTCATGACTGAAGTCGTGGGCTTCCTGCCTGCTGTCTCTGTAGTTTTCCTATGGATTATTTCCGGAAGTCCGTTTTTTTCTGACTCTTAATGTATAATCTTTTTATATCTGGGTGACATAAAAAAAGATAACATGGATGGTCGGGGTTTTTACTTAGTTATTATTTTAACGATATTTTCAGTTATGATTACATGCGGCTGTACCGAACTTCCGGAAGAGATTGAGGAGACTTTTCTGGCCCCTCCTCCAACAGGCACAATTACTCCGCCTCCGACTCCCGCAGAATATATTCCTGTGTATGTGAATTACTCAACGCCAGTTCCAACTCCCATTCCTGAGGCCAGGCCGACTTACACCAATCCTCCGGAAGATATGGGAGTTAAGATAAATTATTCTCTGATCTATGATTCTACCCATCATTTCAAAGGGGACGTTATATCTTTTGACTATGATCTCATTTATCCGCCCATGATAATTGAATATGATGCAACAACAGTAGGAATCTCTGATACAAAGAGTGGCAAAAGTCAGTTTGGAGATAAGGACAGTTATTCCGTGACTACAACAAATCCAAATCCGGCTGCATTTTATTATATACGTGTATATGATGACTGCTCCGGCGAGCTGATTAAAGAAACCGGAATTGATCAGTTTGCAAAGCTTAGCCAGAGAGGGGAAATGAAAATATTCGCACCCGGAAAGATGCATATTGAATTATATGGCAATATTGCAGATGTCAAAACTAAGATCCATGTCGCGCCCGATAACATAAATGCAACATCTGCACCCTGCTGAAAATCCAGAATTTTATTTTTTTCAGGCACACATATCGCCGATTGACTGCTTAATTTTGAAACAGACCACACATTGGCATTTTACAATGACCAATTTAATTTCGGCAGACATATATGTGAGATGATCCAATGTATGTAGGCAACTCTAATGTGAGTGTCCCGATAGGGTAGTGGATATCCTAGAAGCTTGCGGAGCTTTTGACCCGGGTTCGAGTCCCGGTCGGGGCGTATCTAAAAACGTTCAACCCTCTTTTTTACAGATTCACTTATCTGAGATCAGTTCTGTATTTTTAGTTTATTCCTCAAAATTTGGATATGATACAATTGTCCGGAGATGGATAGTGAATATTCATCAGTATTTTTGGGTTAATCCGGAGATAGGAGTGTGTACAATACATTATGCTTATTGCATTTTGCCAATATACTAACAGTAGTTAATATGAAAATTCGGGATTTTACCAGGAGAGGCGGCAGACAGAAAAATATTCCAAATTGTGTACCGAATGTTACAGAAAGCCCTGTTTTAAGGAATATAATTGTATTTTGTCTTCTGATTGCAGCACTTTCTTTTGCCGGGTGTATATCAGCAGACTTAGCTGATGACAGTCAGAAATATCCGGGAATATCATATGAAGGCAGTCCGGAATATGAAGAATCACTTTATGATTTTAAATTCCGGGACAATATAGCCTCATTAAATATTCCGGTTGACAGCAATCTCTACAATACTGCAAAAAATACAGATAAAAGCGCTTATCTTACTGACGAAGAGAGCAGCACAAATGAGTGGTCAAAGGAATATTATAAATCTTTCATAAATGACCCTGATCTTGAAGAGACATATGGATCTGTAATATCCGGACTTCAGGGCATCAAAACAGGAATGAATCTTGATGATGACGGTTATGCAGAATTAATTACAGCTTTTGTCCAGTCCATACCCTATAAAACTGATAATGAAAACCCGGACCCAAAATTTCCGGTTGAGACAGTATATGAAAAGAGCGGGGACTGTGACGACAAGAGCATTCTTCTGGCAGGGCTTTTACAGAAGGAAGGTTATGACGTTGTTCTCTTTGAATTCATTGATGAAGAGCATATGGGTGTCGGAATTCTCTCGCCAGGATGCGGATATGCAGGAACTGATTATGCCTACATCGAAGCAACAGATATAAATCTCATCGGGTGGCCTGATATTACTCTTGACGGTGACATAAAAATTACCGAAAAACCGTTTGTAATTCCGGTTGCGGGCGGAGATAAAGGATATGGCAAATGCAAAGAAGTAATGGCAATATATGAGAAATATCAGAATTCCGGGAATAAAATTGATGAACTCGAACCTGAGATTAGCAGACTGAAAAGAGAGACTGAGTCGCTCCATGCCGAAATTCTGACAATGGATTCTGAGATGGAAGGGCTTGAGACTTCAGGGAAGGTTAAACGTTATAATGACCTTGTTCCGGAATACAACTCACTTGTTAAAGATTACCAGGCACTGAACTCAGAATATAAAGATATTCTGAATGAATATAATGGATATGTAGAGATTCACAATATGATCATTGATAATCAGCACGATCGTCAGGGACTTTATGAATATTTATTCTGAAAATACTGCCCCTGACAAATCTCTGAAAATTTTTAGCGGAAAATAATGAAGAATGGCCAAAATGCCGGAATTATTTTTATGGTGGATTTATAATGGGATGTAATGTAACTTCTGTTTTTGGCCATTCGGACGTATCATCATTATTTTAACATTTAAAATGGGTAAATATTATTCTGCCGCTATCAGCTGACAGACATCTATATTTAGATCATTGTGGATCTCTTTCAGGATTTCAACTGCAGTGTCGTAGTCACCTTCTGATATTAAAAGTCTGATCTCTGTAATATCATATCCGTCTTTTTCAAGTTCTTCAAGGCACTCAAGAGGAGTTAGGGGGACTGTCGGATCACGTGGTCTTGGGGGGAGTTCTTTGTCAGTATATTCTTCTACTAATTCTATTTCCTGAACAGAATCGGTGGTTTTTCCGGATATTTTCTTTAAAATACTGGTATTGGATGAAGCAGAGGCTTCCGAGTATTCAATTGCTGATACTGTGGGAACTGCAAGGATCATTGCAAGCATCAGAAGTGATATACACCGGATAATCGTGCTTTTATTCTCTTTTCGTATCATATTTTTATTTCCATATATTGTATTCTGACGAATCCACTCAGGGACTCTATTAAAAAAAGGCATTATAAGGATATAAATGCATAAAACACTGATGTTTATATGAGTTAACCGGAATGTTATATGCCGGGATTAAAATGGTTGCAGTTTTTTTATTCCTTCAGCCATAATTTCTTACCGGACTTTCTTTTTTATTTTCAGAACTTCGGATATTTTACCCCTTAAAGTGAGATAAAAACCTGCAATGCCGGAGAATGCTTTGGTTACAGGGGTGTCAAAGTCCTTTGCAACTTCCTTTAAACGAAGGGGAATGTCTATATGCTGAGGGCAGGCTTTTTTACATCTCCCACAGCCTGTGCAGAGTGAAGCATGGGATTTTTTTCCGTCCATGATACCGTGGCTTCTGAATACATACTGCCATTTTGCCCAGTTTCCGTTCTTGAACATATGATAACTGTTGTAATATTCAAAGCAGGACGGGATATCAACACCGGCAGGACAGGGCATGCAGTACCTGCATCCCGTGCAGCCGACTTTCATAGTCTCTTTGTATTTATCCCTGACTTTGCCGATAACTATTAGCTCATCTTCAGATAATGAG
This window harbors:
- a CDS encoding YwqI/YxiC family protein: MKIRDFTRRGGRQKNIPNCVPNVTESPVLRNIIVFCLLIAALSFAGCISADLADDSQKYPGISYEGSPEYEESLYDFKFRDNIASLNIPVDSNLYNTAKNTDKSAYLTDEESSTNEWSKEYYKSFINDPDLEETYGSVISGLQGIKTGMNLDDDGYAELITAFVQSIPYKTDNENPDPKFPVETVYEKSGDCDDKSILLAGLLQKEGYDVVLFEFIDEEHMGVGILSPGCGYAGTDYAYIEATDINLIGWPDITLDGDIKITEKPFVIPVAGGDKGYGKCKEVMAIYEKYQNSGNKIDELEPEISRLKRETESLHAEILTMDSEMEGLETSGKVKRYNDLVPEYNSLVKDYQALNSEYKDILNEYNGYVEIHNMIIDNQHDRQGLYEYLF